The Vibrio gallaecicus genome contains a region encoding:
- the pyrF gene encoding orotidine-5'-phosphate decarboxylase, whose amino-acid sequence MNDQKIIVALDYDNQANALAFVDKIDPATCRLKVGKEMFTLFGPEFVRELHKRGFSVFLDLKFHDIPNTCSKAVRAAAELGVWMVNVHASGGERMMQASREILEPYGKDRPLLIGVTVLTSMEQNDLAGIGLDLEPQEQVMRLAKLSKNSGLDGVVCSAQEASLLKSTLGKEFKLVTPGIRPVGADIGDQKRIMTPTKAVESGSDYLVIGRPITQAANPSEVLMSINNTLLQSSNK is encoded by the coding sequence ATGAACGATCAGAAGATTATCGTAGCACTGGATTATGATAACCAAGCAAACGCATTAGCTTTTGTCGATAAAATTGATCCAGCGACATGTAGGTTAAAAGTGGGCAAAGAGATGTTCACACTATTTGGCCCAGAGTTTGTTCGTGAATTACATAAACGTGGTTTTTCAGTATTTCTAGATTTGAAATTTCATGACATACCCAATACATGCTCTAAAGCGGTAAGAGCTGCAGCTGAGCTTGGTGTGTGGATGGTGAACGTTCACGCGAGTGGTGGTGAAAGGATGATGCAAGCATCACGTGAGATTTTAGAACCATACGGAAAAGACCGCCCATTACTCATTGGTGTAACGGTTCTGACTAGTATGGAGCAAAATGACTTAGCCGGAATTGGACTGGATTTAGAACCTCAAGAGCAAGTTATGCGATTAGCAAAACTGAGTAAAAACTCAGGTCTCGATGGTGTTGTATGTTCAGCTCAAGAAGCTTCATTGCTTAAATCTACTTTAGGGAAAGAATTCAAGTTGGTTACACCGGGTATTCGCCCTGTAGGTGCTGATATTGGTGACCAAAAACGAATCATGACCCCAACAAAAGCGGTTGAGTCGGGATCTGACTATTTAGTAATAGGTCGACCAATCACTCAGGCTGCGAACCCTTCTGAAGTATTGATGTCCATCAATAATACCCTGTTACAATCTAGCAACAAATAA
- the lapB gene encoding lipopolysaccharide assembly protein LapB, with protein sequence MLELLFLLLPIAAAYGWYMGNRNAQQEKQKHSHQISRQYVTGLNLLLSDQSDKAVDHFIELLQVDNETIDTHLALGNLFRSRGEVDRAIRIHQNLISRSGLTLDQKNLALQQLAKDYMVSGFLDRAEKIFEQLVEEPEHREGALQQLVSIYQQTREWDKAIHYANLLVKLGKKKMHATVAHFWCELAMNEQADGNQVKAIQFFKKALAEHPKCARASISLGKLYLGNEQYQKTIDHMEQVLDQDIDLVSEVLPTLADCYHHLGQEELLVEFLRKCITKKAGVSAELMLAQLVAHHENTGSAQELLTKQLVKNPTMKGFYRLIDYHLAEAEEGRAKDSLTTLQSMVGEQLKTKPHYRCRKCGFSTHSMYWHCPSCKGWGTIKPIRGLDGE encoded by the coding sequence ATGTTAGAGTTACTGTTCTTGTTATTACCAATTGCTGCTGCTTACGGGTGGTACATGGGTAATCGTAACGCTCAGCAAGAAAAGCAAAAACATTCCCATCAAATATCTCGTCAGTACGTGACGGGCTTAAATCTATTGCTATCAGATCAATCAGATAAAGCTGTAGATCATTTTATTGAATTACTACAAGTTGATAATGAAACTATTGATACGCATCTAGCTCTTGGTAATTTATTTAGATCTAGAGGTGAGGTTGATAGAGCAATACGTATCCACCAAAACTTGATTTCCCGTTCAGGTCTTACTTTGGACCAAAAGAATTTAGCACTTCAACAGCTAGCTAAGGACTACATGGTTTCAGGTTTCTTAGACCGCGCGGAAAAGATTTTTGAACAACTGGTTGAAGAGCCTGAACATAGAGAAGGTGCTTTACAGCAGTTAGTGTCTATCTATCAGCAAACACGTGAGTGGGACAAAGCCATTCATTATGCCAATTTGTTGGTTAAGTTAGGCAAGAAAAAGATGCATGCAACAGTTGCACACTTTTGGTGTGAACTGGCTATGAATGAACAGGCTGACGGTAACCAAGTTAAGGCTATCCAGTTTTTCAAAAAAGCATTAGCTGAACATCCAAAATGCGCCCGCGCGAGTATTTCACTTGGTAAATTGTATTTAGGAAATGAGCAGTACCAAAAGACAATTGATCATATGGAGCAAGTGCTTGACCAAGACATTGATTTAGTCAGTGAAGTACTACCAACTCTTGCTGATTGTTATCACCACTTAGGCCAGGAAGAGCTCCTAGTCGAGTTTTTACGCAAGTGTATAACTAAGAAAGCTGGGGTATCTGCTGAGCTCATGCTTGCTCAACTTGTTGCCCACCATGAAAATACGGGCTCTGCACAAGAGCTGTTGACTAAGCAACTAGTAAAAAACCCTACAATGAAAGGCTTTTACCGCCTAATTGATTATCATCTAGCAGAAGCTGAAGAAGGGAGGGCAAAAGACAGCCTAACTACTTTACAGTCTATGGTAGGTGAGCAACTGAAAACTAAGCCACACTATCGTTGTAGGAAATGTGGTTTTTCTACTCACTCCATGTATTGGCATTGCCCATCATGTAAAGGGTGGGGAACGATTAAGCCTATTCGTGGGCTTGATGGTGAATAG
- a CDS encoding ABC transporter permease subunit yields the protein MLAYIIRRLLLVVPTFIGITILIFAITRFVPGGPVERMLASMHSGSDSASVSVAGNSSALSEDQIADLNAFYGLDKPVIESYLDWLSKIIVLDFGESTRYYEPVSDMIAERLPVSLFYGGMTFFISYFISIPLGYFKAIKHGSVFDSFSSVLIFVGYALPGYVVGVFLITVFAYNLDWFPMGGFVGDDFDDYETGLEQIKDIMWHAVLPLICYLIGDFATLTMTMKNNLMENISADYIRTAIAKGLPFKTAVKKHALQNSLIPIASHFGNSLLFFMTGSFLIEVIFNIDGIGLLGYESIMERDYPVVMGIVAINAVMLMIGNILSDLCVAIADPRVRFGS from the coding sequence TTGTTAGCATATATTATCAGGCGATTATTATTAGTTGTGCCTACCTTTATAGGTATTACAATTTTAATCTTTGCAATAACAAGATTTGTCCCTGGTGGACCAGTAGAAAGAATGCTAGCCAGTATGCATTCGGGATCAGATAGCGCCTCAGTTAGCGTTGCTGGTAATAGTTCCGCTTTATCTGAAGATCAAATTGCAGATCTAAATGCATTCTACGGATTGGATAAGCCTGTTATTGAATCTTACCTTGATTGGCTTTCAAAAATAATCGTATTGGATTTTGGAGAATCTACTCGATATTACGAACCTGTCAGTGACATGATTGCTGAGAGATTACCTGTCTCATTATTCTATGGTGGGATGACATTCTTTATTAGTTATTTCATTTCAATTCCTCTCGGATATTTTAAAGCCATAAAGCATGGGTCAGTATTTGATTCATTTTCGTCAGTATTGATTTTTGTTGGATATGCTCTTCCTGGTTATGTAGTTGGTGTATTTCTTATTACTGTGTTCGCATACAATTTAGATTGGTTTCCTATGGGAGGCTTTGTTGGCGATGACTTTGATGATTATGAAACCGGATTAGAACAAATCAAAGACATAATGTGGCATGCAGTTTTACCATTGATTTGTTATTTGATTGGTGACTTTGCAACATTGACAATGACGATGAAAAATAATTTGATGGAAAATATTTCCGCAGATTACATTCGTACTGCGATAGCTAAAGGGCTTCCATTTAAAACAGCGGTTAAAAAACATGCTTTACAAAATAGTTTAATACCAATTGCGAGTCATTTTGGTAACTCATTATTATTCTTTATGACAGGTTCATTTTTAATTGAAGTAATCTTTAACATTGATGGTATTGGCTTACTTGGGTATGAGTCTATTATGGAGAGAGATTATCCAGTAGTAATGGGAATTGTAGCAATTAATGCAGTGATGCTGATGATAGGTAATATCCTTTCTGATCTTTGTGTCGCAATTGCAGATCCAAGAGTGAGGTTTGGTTCATGA
- a CDS encoding LapA family protein, with the protein MKIIKIVAVIALFLIALALGSQNQSVVTFNYLLAQGDFHLSTLLGVVFVSGFALSWAVFGSMHLKSQLQVIRLKKKLSKQSKSIVVESKA; encoded by the coding sequence ATGAAAATAATAAAAATAGTCGCGGTTATAGCACTTTTCTTAATTGCATTGGCTTTGGGCTCTCAAAACCAGAGCGTAGTTACGTTTAATTACCTGCTAGCACAAGGTGATTTCCATTTATCAACATTATTAGGTGTAGTGTTTGTTTCAGGTTTCGCACTCTCATGGGCTGTTTTTGGGAGTATGCATCTTAAATCGCAGTTGCAGGTTATTCGCCTAAAGAAAAAGCTTAGTAAACAGTCAAAATCGATTGTTGTTGAGTCAAAAGCTTAA